The Desulfocurvus vexinensis DSM 17965 genome contains the following window.
GCCCGGGAAGGGAATTTTTGCAACAGACAACCAACCCGGCAGCGCCAAGGGAGCCCGCCGTGAAAGATCTGAGACGCGAAAGCAAGGTCGCCAAGCTGCTTCTGGAGTCTTTGCCGTACCTGCGCGAGTTCTACGGGGAGACCATCGTCATCAAGTACGGCGGCCACGCCATGAAGGACGAGGAGCTGAAGAACGCCTTCGCCAAGTGCGTGATCCTGTTGCGCTACATCGGCGTGAACCCGGTCATCGTCCACGGCGGCGGGCCGCAGATCGGGCAGATGCTGGAAAAGCTGGGCATCCGCTGCACCTTCCGCGAGGGCTTGCGCGTCACCGACGAGGCGACCATGGACGTGGTGGAAATGGTCCTGGCGGGCACGGTGAACAAGCAGATCGTGAACCTGGTCAACCAGAACGGCGGGCGGGCCGTGGGCCTGTCCGGCAAGGACGGGCGGACCATCCGCTGCCGCAGGCTGGAGATCGCCGTGACCCCCGAGGACCCGGCCATGGCCCCGGAGATCATCGACATCGGGCAGGTGGGCGAGGTGGTGGAGATCAACCCGGCGCTGATCCGCACCCTGGAGCGCGAGGGCTTCATCCCGGTCATCGCGCCCGTGGGCGTGGACGACGAGGGGCGCACCTACAACATCAACGCCGACTCCGTGGCCGCCGCCGTGGCCGGGGCCCTGGGCGCGCGCAGGCTGATCCTGCTCACCGACGTGGCCGGGGTGCTGGACAAATCCGGCGAGCTGATCTCGACCATGAGCGCCCGCGAGGCCGTGCGGGCCATCGAGGACGGCACGGCCCAGGGCGGCATGATCC
Protein-coding sequences here:
- the argB gene encoding acetylglutamate kinase; its protein translation is MKDLRRESKVAKLLLESLPYLREFYGETIVIKYGGHAMKDEELKNAFAKCVILLRYIGVNPVIVHGGGPQIGQMLEKLGIRCTFREGLRVTDEATMDVVEMVLAGTVNKQIVNLVNQNGGRAVGLSGKDGRTIRCRRLEIAVTPEDPAMAPEIIDIGQVGEVVEINPALIRTLEREGFIPVIAPVGVDDEGRTYNINADSVAAAVAGALGARRLILLTDVAGVLDKSGELISTMSAREAVRAIEDGTAQGGMIPKLKCCLEAVDAGVEKAQIIDGRIENSLILELFTREGIGTQIVR